TTGTTTACGTGTCCCAGGCAGGTTGCTAACGTGTCCCAGGCAGAACATCGTCTTCAGATTTGGCTTTTTTGGTTGTTAAGGGTGGTCTGCAGAACGTAGAGGGGCGTTTCCGCGGGGTTAGGGTTTTATCGGACTATTTAATCCGGGTTAAAAAGGGGACGTTAGGAGTGTTTGATGGTGACGGCGTCTTGGTCTTCAGGCCTGGGAGCGCCTGGAGAAGGCGGAGCACGAGAGGGAGCTGGCCCTGAGGACGGAGCTGATCCGTCAGGAGAAGTTGGAGCAGCTCGCCAGACGCTTCGACCGCAAGGCGGCCATGAGGGAGACCTGGCTTAGCGAGAACCAGAGACTGGTGTCCCAGGTAAGAAGACGCACACTCGGAGCTGTTGCTATAGCTACGCTAGCTCCAGACTGACGTCACCCCGATTCTCCCTCCAGGACAACTTCGGGTTTGATCTCCAGGCCGTGGAGGCGGCCACCAAGAAGCACGAGGCCATCGAGACGGACATCGCGGCGTACGAGGAGCGTGTGCAGGCGGTGGTTTCCGTGGCGAGGGAGCTGGAAGCGGAGCACTACCACGACATCAAGCGCGTGGCGGCCAGGAAGGACAACGTAGTCCGGCTGTGGGAGTACCTGCTAGAGCTGCTGCGGGCGCGGCGCCTCCGGCTGGAGATGAACCTGGGTCTGCAGAGGGTCTTCCAGGAGATGCTCCACATCATGGACTGGATGGACGAGATGAAGGTGGGCGGCTCGCTCATCcact
This Etheostoma cragini isolate CJK2018 unplaced genomic scaffold, CSU_Ecrag_1.0 ScbMSFa_4168, whole genome shotgun sequence DNA region includes the following protein-coding sequences:
- the LOC117941076 gene encoding spectrin beta chain, non-erythrocytic 1-like, with translation MRETWLSENQRLVSQDNFGFDLQAVEAATKKHEAIETDIAAYEERVQAVVSVARELEAEHYHDIKRVAARKDNVVRLWEYLLELLRARRLRLEMNLGLQRVFQEMLHIMDWMDEMKVGGSLIHLKKLKP